From the genome of Gracilibacillus salitolerans, one region includes:
- a CDS encoding DUF6157 family protein encodes MNYRDTFILISDDCSVRESKVPESNRKKQTIAEIEYRLISEKPHSNLVYIIYIIGSNIEKGTQYLIYKVYLRY; translated from the coding sequence ATGAATTACCGTGATACGTTTATATTAATTTCCGATGATTGTTCCGTACGTGAAAGCAAGGTTCCTGAATCAAATCGAAAAAAGCAAACAATAGCTGAAATCGAGTATAGGCTTATCAGTGAAAAACCTCATTCGAATTTAGTTTACATAATATATATTATAGGAAGTAATATAGAAAAAGGAACTCAATATCTCATATACAAAGTATACTTAAGATATTGA